In Danaus plexippus chromosome 6, MEX_DaPlex, whole genome shotgun sequence, a single window of DNA contains:
- the LOC116778693 gene encoding uncharacterized protein LOC116778693, producing MVRLTIACVAFGVIACVSAAPGYGGSKGFGGGGGGGGGIGGGHGGGFGGGGGIGGGRGGGFGGGGGGGGGHGGGFGGGGGGLGRGLGSSLGGGHGGHGGGGHSGGGYGGSGASAQASASAGAGGYGHKGYGR from the exons ATGGTTCGGCTGACAATAGCTTGTGTTGCCTTCGGAGTTATAGCTTGTGTTAGTGCTGCACCAG GATATGGTGGTAGCAAAGGATTTGGTGGCGGCGGAGGGGGCGGCGGTGGCATTGGAGGTGGTCACGGTGGTGGCTTCGGAGGAGGCGGTGGTATAGGAGGAGGCCGTGGTGGCGGCTTCGGAGGCGGCGGTGGTGGCGGAGGTGGCCATGGAGGTGGCTTCGGCGGCGGTGGTGGCGGATTAGGACGTGGATTAGGTTCCAGTTTAGGAGGCGGGCATGGAGGCCATGGAGGAGGAGGTCACAGCGGCGGAGGTTACGGTGGTTCAGGGGCGAGTGCTCAAGCCAGTGCCAGTGCCGGCGCCGGTGGTTACGGACACAAGGGATACGG ACGTTAA
- the LOC116779154 gene encoding uncharacterized protein LOC116779154 — translation MARLTIACVAFGVIACVSAAPGYGGGSGGFGGGFGSGGGGGGGFGGGGGFGGGKGGGSGGSHGGGFGGGGGGGGGIGGGHGDGHGGGLGDGNGGGNGGGHGGGLGGGNGGGNGGGHGGGLGGGNGGGLGGGLGGGNGGGLGNGHGGSLGGGNGGGNGGGHGGGLGGGNGGGHGGGLGGGLGDGNGGGLGGGNGGGNGGGHGGGLGGGNGGGLGDGHGGGLGGGNGGGNGAGHGGGLGGGNGDGHGGGLGGSNGGGSGGGHGGHGGHGGGGHSGGGHSGGGYGGSSASASAQASASASAGGGYGHKGYGR, via the exons ATGGCTCGACTCACGATAGCTTGTGTTGCCTTCGGGGTTATAGCTTGTGTTAGTGCTGCACCAG gtTATGGAGGCGGCTCTGGAGGATTTGGTGGTGGCTTCGGTtccggcggcggcggcggcggtgGTTTTGGTGGGGGTGGTGGATTTGGAGGTGGCAAAGGAGGTGGATCAGGAGGTAGTCACGGTGGCGGGTTtggaggaggaggaggaggcGGCGGTGGCATAGGAGGTGGCCATGGAGATGGTCACGGTGGAGGCCTTGGAGATGGCAACGGAGGTGGCAATGGAGGTGGTCATGGTGGAGGTCTTGGAGGTGGCAACGGAGGTGGCAATGGAGGTGGTCATGGTGGAGGTCTTGGAGGTGGCAACGGAGGTGGTCTTGGTGGAGGCCTTGGAGGTGGAAATGGAGGTGGCCTAGGAAATGGTCACGGTGGAAGCCTCGGGGGTGGCAACGGAGGTGGCAATGGAGGTGGTCATGGTGGAGGTCTTGGAGGTGGCAACGGAGGTGGTCATGGCGGAGGTCTTGGAGGTGGACTAGGAGATGGTAACGGCGGAGGCCTCGGGGGTGGCAATGGAGGCGGCAACGGAGGTGGTCATGGCGGAGGTCTTGGAGGCGGAAATGGAGGTGGATTAGGAGATGGTCACGGTGGAGGCCTCGGGGGTGGCAACGGAGGTGGCAATGGAGCTGGTCATGGCGGAGGCCTTGGAGGCGGAAATGGAGATGGTCACGGAGGAGGCCTCGGGGGTAGCAACGGAGGTGGCAGTGGGGGTGGCCACGGAGGTCATGGTGGACATGGCGGAGGTGGTCATAGTGGTGGTGGACACAGTGGAGGTGGTTATGGCGGCTCCAGTGCCAGTGCTAGTGCTCAAGCTAGTGCCAGTGCTAGCGCTGGAGGTGGTTATGGACATAAAGGATACGG GCGCTGA